The Rhodothermales bacterium sequence GGGATCTTCTTGATGACGTCCTCCGGCCGGACGCCCCGGTATTCCGCCCGCTCATAGATCTCTTTCTGGAGATATCCCGGGCACACGGCGCTCACCTTGATGCCATAGGTAGCCGCCTCCTCGCGAAGGGACAGGGAGAAGCCGATCATCGCGCTTTTAGAGGAGGCGAAGGGCGCCAGAAAGGGAGCGCCGATGAGGCCGGCCACCGAGGCGGTATTCACGATGTAGCCGGATTTCTGCCGCTGCATCACCTTGAACGCCGCCGTAGCTGCGTACACCGCGCCCCAGAAGTTGACGTCGAACACGCGATGCCAGTCGGTGATATCCAGGTCGTCGACCTCGCCGCAGATCGTGATGCCGGCGTTGTTGAAGAGGTAATCCAGCCGGCCGTATTCATTCGCCACCTGCTCGACCAGTTCCTCCACGGCCCGCTTGTCCGTCACGTCCAACGGTACCGCCTTTGCATGCCCCTCCTTCTCCTCGATCAGCCGAACGGTCTCGGCCGCTGCTGCCTCGTCGATGTCCGCCACGACAACGTTGGCCTTGTGGTGCGCCAGTTCGAGGCACAACGCCCGTCCCAATCCCGCGCCCCCTCCAATGACCAGGGCGCTGTTGTTTTTGAATAGATGCTGCATACGAGTAGGTTACAAGCTGGACGGGGGCGACAATGCGGCGCCTGTTTTCAGCGCACGGAAGTGAATATACAACAGGCCAACTAAAACACCCTTCCCCTCGCATCCACCTCGAGCGCCTCGACGGGTTCGCCGGCGCGGGCCCAGTAGACGCGGTCCTGCAGGTTGATGCAGGGGCAAATATGATTGGGGATGATGGTGAGCCGGTCGCCCACCTTCGGGCGGGAGAAATACCGGGTGAGGTCGATCTGACCGTGTTCCTCGGTGAGCTTTTCGATGCGGGCCTCGGGGTATTCGATCACATAGCCGTAGCCGCTGTCCGGCGCCGGCCCGCAGAGGTCGCTTGTAAGCGTTTTGCTGCCGGCATCCACAACCACTTGCCCCGGCACGGCATCGCTGACGACAGTGCAGACGATGTGTGCGGCACATTCGTCGAGCGAGACGTAGCCGCCGCGCACCGTGTTCATGTCGTTGAAGATGTAGGTGCCCGGACGGATTTCAGTGGCGTGATGGATGTAGTGCGATTGGTAGGCGGTCGGGGTGGAGCCTCCCGAGACGATCTTCGCCTCCAGGCCCTGGCGGGACCACAGGGCGATCGTCTCGCCGAGCAACGCGTCGATGCCAGACAGGATCGCGGGTTGGGTGTCCGCCGGCGACTTGATGTGGCCGGGATAAAACATGATGCCGTCGAGCCGGAGGCCCGGGAGGGCATCGACCTCCTGGGCCAGTGTCAGGGCGGCCCCGGGCGTCTGCACGCCGGTGCGGCCGAGGCCCACGTCGAGGTCGACCAGGATCCCAATCGTCGAGCCCACCGCGGAGGCCGCGCCGGACAACACGCCAGCGGCGTACAGGGAATCGACTCCCACGCGGATGGTCGTCGAAAGCGCCAGATGGGCCAGCAGTGCGCACCGCTCCGGCTGCACGGCCGGGTAGGCCATGAGGATGTCGCCGGCCAGCCTGGCCATCACCTCGGCCTCGCCCGGCTTGGCGACGGTTAGCCCGATCGCGCCGGCCTCCAGCTGGAGCGCCGCGAGATGGAGCGATTTATGGGTTTTGATGTGTGGCCGGAGCCGCAGGTCGTTCGCCCGGGCATAGGCGGCCAAGCTCTCGATATTCTGCTGGACGATGCCGGCATCGATCGCGATGAAGGGAGTGGGAATCGCTGCATCCGTCACAGGTCGGTCCTCTTCGTTCAGGTGCTGACGCCGGCTTCGATCTCCAGACCGAGCAAGTCCCGGCCCTGATCCACGAGGCGGTTCACCTGCTCGAGCCCATCCATCGACTCCTGGCAAACCCGCCCCAGTTCTTCCAGCTTACCGCGGATAAAATTCGCCGAACCGATGATCTTCAACGCCTCCACGATGTCGTTCCCCAGCCGGATGCTCGCGTCCAGGTCGTCGAGGCAACGCTGTGCTTCCTGGGACTGGACATCGTACGCACGCTGTGTATCCTCAAGATACCCGAGCGTCTGGTCGCGAATAAACGGGTCGTTGATGGCCTGCGCCCGCAAGCGCAGTTGATCCAGCATCGGGTAATAATTCAGGTTCAAGTCGTCCAGGCTGACGCGAAGCTGGACGACCGCCACGTTCGCCTGCTCCCACTTCTCGATAAACGCCAGCGTTTCCTCCTCGTTGAACTGCATCTGGGCATTTAGCAGGATGTTCTGTTGCGAGGCGGCCGCCTCACCCATCACCTGCATCACTTCGCCCTGCTGGGTCTCCACCCCCTGAATCGCCTGGCTGAACCGTGCCGCCAGCGCGTTTTCGCCATTGGTGTTGGTAGCGGTGCATCCCCATTGCACGGCCAGAAATAACACGCCGGCCAGCGCCGAGGCGCCGTGTCGAGGGACGCGTTGATAGACAGTACCTCCATCCGACTGGCACTTCATATGGGCTCCAGGTTTGATGTTCGAGGTTCAAGGAAGGGGGCGCGTGCGACACGGCGAAGCGCGTTACCGCAAGGTCATTCGCCTGAAAAAATAGATCCCTGAGCCGCAAAATACGCACTATAACGCCGGCTTGCCAAAGAAGGTTTGCATCAGTTCCCGCGGTGGCGGCGGGGTTCCCAGGGTGAAGCCGACGGCGCCCAGCACTGACACGGCAAAGCCCCAGATGAGCGGGTCCAGCCCGGCCGGCCGCCAGGGCTGGAAAGCGCCCGTGAGCAGATACCCCGTCGCATACAACGCCAGGTACGCGCCAAATCCGCCCAACATCGCCGCGATCGCGCCGCCCCTGTTGAACCGTGGCCAGTAGAGCCCGAGCGCGACCGGCACCAGAAACGCCGACGCGAGCCCGCCCCCGCCGAATACGATGAGGTATTGCAACACGTTCGGCGGGTTGAGCGCCCCGAGCGTCGCCAGTCCGCCGACAGCGAGGGTGCACCCGTAACTGAGGGTCCGGATCCGGGCATCCGAGACGGTGGGATCGAGGTGTGTCTGGTAGACATCGCGCACCACCGACGAGGCGATCATCAGCATGAAGCTGTCGACCGTTGACATGGCGGCTGCGAAAGGGGCGGCGATAAACAGGCCGGCCAGCCACGGCATGGCCGCCGCATCCGCCAGGGTGAAGGCCATCAGGGGCATAATGCGATCGGCCGACTGGTCGATGCCCGGCACGAGAAGCCGCGCGCACACGAAGATCACGACCAGCGGGAGGTAGATGAGGGTGAAGTAGATCGACAACGCCGCGATGCCCCGCCGGAGCGCAATGGTGCCGTCAAATGCCATCAGCCGCACCATATTGCCTGGCTGGCCGGTCCCTGAAAGCGCCCAGAAGACAAAAAAGGAGAAGGCCAGACCAATTGGCAGAAAGCCGTCCGCGCTCGTCGGACTCGGCCCGGGAGGGGTCAGGTACACGCCCTTTGCGCCGGCGCCGTAGGCATACTCGCGCGACTCCCCCGCTACCGCTACCGCCCCGCCGGGCAACATCGGCGGTTGCCCGCCAAACGATGTGGCGACGGCTTCGACCTCCGCCGGCGTCGTGAGCTCCACCACCGGAACGGGTTCGGACACGGACGCCCCGGCAGGTACCAGCGCCGACCGGTTCGTGCGCATCCACCGAAGACCGCCGGCGCTGTCGGGCAGAGTGAGCCAGGTGTCTACCGGAATGAGCAGACCGGGCGCCTCCGCGGGAGCCGCCGTGGTGAACGCGACGTCGCCGAATCGGGGCGGGGTCATTTCCCCGATCGCCCGGGTCGCCCGGTCGAGGCCGCCGACCTGATGAAGCGTCAACATGAGCATGGTCAGCACGCCGATCACCATCACTCCGCCCTGGAGCATGTCCGTCCACACCACCGCCCGAAACCCCCCGAACGTCGTGTAAAAAACGACCAGCACCGCAAAAAACAGCAACGAAAGCACATATTCGGGGCTCTCTCCACCGGGAACGCCGCCGAGGAGATCCGCAAGGCCGACCGCCGCGAGGTGCATCGCCGGCAGCGTGCCCAGCACCTGCTCCAGGATGAGTGCCGCGAGTTTGAACTGGGGAATCAGGTATACCAGCAGCATCGTGGCGATCAACAGGGTGGCGATGAGCGCCAGCGCCGGACTCGCGAACCGAGCCCGTAAGATATCCGGCAGGGTGATCGCGCCGGAGATCCGCGAGAACTTATTGAGCTGCTTGCCGAGCAACCCCATGCCGCAGATCGGAAAGATCATGTAGCTGGCGATCCAGAGCGCGAGCGACCAGCCATGGGTGTAGATGAGCGCCGGGAAGCCGGCAAACGTGCCGGCCGACGCGCTCGTGGCGCCGTAGGTAAGCGCCAGCGCGAACATCCCCAGTTCGCGGCTGCCCAGAAAATAATCGCCCAGAAACCCTGTACGCCGGCGGCCGGCGCGGTGGGCGAGCCAGCCGAGCGCAAACACCATCAGGGTATAACTGGCAAAAACGATCAGCGCCACGGGAAGGGGGGCCCGTGGGGTGTCTCATCGGTGATACCGCGCAGCGCGAAGGCGATACTGAAGGCTGTCGCTGCCCCCCAGGGGACCGTCACGCCCCAGAACACCCACGCCGGCCACCCGAGCACACGGTCGTTGACGCCGGCGGGATGGTCGTATCCGAACAGGCCGGCGTAGCCGACCGTCCAGGCCATACACACG is a genomic window containing:
- a CDS encoding SDR family oxidoreductase; this translates as MQHLFKNNSALVIGGGAGLGRALCLELAHHKANVVVADIDEAAAAETVRLIEEKEGHAKAVPLDVTDKRAVEELVEQVANEYGRLDYLFNNAGITICGEVDDLDITDWHRVFDVNFWGAVYAATAAFKVMQRQKSGYIVNTASVAGLIGAPFLAPFASSKSAMIGFSLSLREEAATYGIKVSAVCPGYLQKEIYERAEYRGVRPEDVIKKIPFGAMKPKKAAEAVIDGLTKNLPMIVFPLHARIISWLSRMNPSLVTPLKRKTVHDFRQAKLQPAEREA
- a CDS encoding alanine racemase; its protein translation is MTDAAIPTPFIAIDAGIVQQNIESLAAYARANDLRLRPHIKTHKSLHLAALQLEAGAIGLTVAKPGEAEVMARLAGDILMAYPAVQPERCALLAHLALSTTIRVGVDSLYAAGVLSGAASAVGSTIGILVDLDVGLGRTGVQTPGAALTLAQEVDALPGLRLDGIMFYPGHIKSPADTQPAILSGIDALLGETIALWSRQGLEAKIVSGGSTPTAYQSHYIHHATEIRPGTYIFNDMNTVRGGYVSLDECAAHIVCTVVSDAVPGQVVVDAGSKTLTSDLCGPAPDSGYGYVIEYPEARIEKLTEEHGQIDLTRYFSRPKVGDRLTIIPNHICPCINLQDRVYWARAGEPVEALEVDARGRVF